The Paraburkholderia hospita region GGTGGAACATCTGTCGCGCCTCGTCGACGACCTGCTCGATGTTTCGCGTCTGGCGCACGGAAGGCTCACACTCGATCGCACATCCGTCAATGTGGGTTCGGCCATCGCCGCGGCAGTCGAGGCCAACCGGCCCGATATCGATGCGAGGCGGCAACAGGTTTCTATACATCTGGAGAACGAGGCATGCGCCGTTTTTGGTGATGACGCTCGGGTCGTCCAGATGCTCGACAACCTTGTGTCCAATGCGACGAAGTACGCGCCAGACGAAAGCGAGATTGAGATTGACGTCGGGCAGTCGCAAGGCATGGTGTCGATCAGGGTGGGTAATCAGGGCGTCGGCGTCCTGCCGGAAGAACAGGAAGCGATCTTCGAGCCATTCATCCAGTCGCAACGAAGCGTTGCTGCGTCGCAGGGCGGTCTCGGCATAGGCCTGTCTCTGGTCCGTGCGCTTGCCGTGCTACATGGCGGAACGGTGACGGTCCGATCGAAGGGAGCGGGGACGGGTGCAGATTTTGTGCTGCGTCTGCCCGAGTTCATAGGATCGACATCGCTCGCTTCGTCACAGGCAGAGGGCGCGTTGGGGAACAACAGCCGCTCTCGAAGCATCCTGATAGTGGACGACAAACTCGATAACGCCACGTCGCTTGCCGCGTTGCTCGAATCGCACGGGCACCGGGTGCATATCGCGGGCTCAGGTAACGCCGCGCTGATCGTCAATGGGCAGATTACGCTCGATGTCGCGATCATTGACATCGGCATTCCCCCTCCAGACGGTTATCAGATTGCCCGGACTATTCGGGCACACCCCATCAGCGGAAGTGCCGTACTCATTGCCGTTTCAGAATCCGGGCAAGCCCCCGACGGGCGTGACTGGCGGGCGGCCGGCTTCGACCATCATCTCGTCAAACCGGTTACGCTTTCCGACATATTGCGGCTTGTCGATGGGGCTTGAGCGGGGCGAAACGTCACGCGCATTCTTTCCAGGCGCGACCGCTATCATCCGCACACGATCGACGCTCAACCTCATTTAATGTCCGCACGGACTGATGTGCTCAGTCAAGAGATCATGCCCGGCTATTTCTAAACCGGACCAGTCAACTTGGTGGAAACCGGATCAATACCCGGTCCGCACGGTCGCGACAATGGAGCTTCGGACACTACAACCGGACTCCATGATGGATATCGCGACTTGCTGGGCAACAATCATTGCCTTCGGCGTCGGAATGTATATCGTACTCGACGGATTTGATCTTGGCATCGGGATACTTCTTCCGTTCTTTTCGTCCGAAAGCGAACGTGAGCGTCTATTCAGCAGTCGTTCGCCAGTGTGGCGCGGTAACGAGACGTGGATGGTTTTCGGCGGCGCGTCGCTTTACGCTGCGTTTCCGACGGTCTGTTCAGTTTTGGTTTCCGCGCTCTACCTGCCGTTAGTCACGATGGCACTTTGCTTGATCTTCCGGGGTGTGGCTTTTCAGATCCGGGAAAAGGTCGGAAGGTCTCGTCAGTTTTGGAATGGGGTCTTCATTGTCGGATCGGCAGGCGCGACCTTTTTTCAAGGCGTCATGCTAGGCGAATGGCTATCGGGGATGCGTGTAGCAAACGGACATTTCGTCGGAAATGAATTCGATTGGCTCACACCTTTTTGCCTGTTCACGGGCCTTGCACTATTGATAACGTATGCGCTGCTTGGCTGCTGCTGGCTGATTGCGAAGACCGGAGGAGAACTGCAGCGAAAGCTCTACAGAACTTTTTTGCCATTGACGGCGCTTCAGCTTCTTACGATTATCGGGCTGCTCACTGGCCTTGTGTCACTGGTGATGTATGGTCTTCTTGGCTGCTGCTGGCTGATCTCAAGGAGCAAAGGGGAGATGCAGCGCAAGCTCTATCAGGTTGTTCTGCCGTTGGCTGCACTCCAACTGCTTATGATCGTCGGCCTCAGTATGAAAACGGAGATGAATGCTCCGACGCTTGTGGATCGATGGTTTGACTGGAACGTCCTGCGTTGGCTGCTTCCTGTGCCGCTGCTGCTCGCGGCTGCCTCATGCGGTATGTACCGTGCTGTCGCAGCGCTTCGCGGTATCGCGCCTTTTGTCGTCGCACTACCGTTTTTGTTACTCGGCTATATTGGCTTGCTGATCGACATATGGCCTTTCTCTATCTTCGCCGGAGCGAGTAGCTGGCATGCAGCCGCTCCGCGATCGAACGAGGTTTTCAAGCTCGTCGGTGCTGCGATGATTATTCTGATTTTGCTGACCTACACGTTACCTGGTTACCGGTTT contains the following coding sequences:
- a CDS encoding ATP-binding response regulator — its product is MHNLPETDPPLAGWSELILNVDDNDAARLAKTRVLRRAGFDVLEASTGEQALAFVTSHKPAVVLLDVRLPDSDGVHVCKRIKQNPLTRSVLVLQTSAVLLSASDRIRALDSGADSYLTEPVEAPELVANVRALLRLWRAERALHDADRRKSQFLATLAHELRNPLAPIRNALELMDPRFQTSPAAARAAWQTVGRQVEHLSRLVDDLLDVSRLAHGRLTLDRTSVNVGSAIAAAVEANRPDIDARRQQVSIHLENEACAVFGDDARVVQMLDNLVSNATKYAPDESEIEIDVGQSQGMVSIRVGNQGVGVLPEEQEAIFEPFIQSQRSVAASQGGLGIGLSLVRALAVLHGGTVTVRSKGAGTGADFVLRLPEFIGSTSLASSQAEGALGNNSRSRSILIVDDKLDNATSLAALLESHGHRVHIAGSGNAALIVNGQITLDVAIIDIGIPPPDGYQIARTIRAHPISGSAVLIAVSESGQAPDGRDWRAAGFDHHLVKPVTLSDILRLVDGA
- a CDS encoding cytochrome d ubiquinol oxidase subunit II is translated as MDIATCWATIIAFGVGMYIVLDGFDLGIGILLPFFSSESERERLFSSRSPVWRGNETWMVFGGASLYAAFPTVCSVLVSALYLPLVTMALCLIFRGVAFQIREKVGRSRQFWNGVFIVGSAGATFFQGVMLGEWLSGMRVANGHFVGNEFDWLTPFCLFTGLALLITYALLGCCWLIAKTGGELQRKLYRTFLPLTALQLLTIIGLLTGLVSLVMYGLLGCCWLISRSKGEMQRKLYQVVLPLAALQLLMIVGLSMKTEMNAPTLVDRWFDWNVLRWLLPVPLLLAAASCGMYRAVAALRGIAPFVVALPFLLLGYIGLLIDIWPFSIFAGASSWHAAAPRSNEVFKLVGAAMIILILLTYTLPGYRFPGRERDLWDL